The following proteins are co-located in the Tardibacter chloracetimidivorans genome:
- a CDS encoding glutathione S-transferase family protein produces MLKFYFSWTSSSTKLVLFLEESGIPYEPIPIDLQRGAQHKPEYLAINPNGKTPAIDDDGVIMFDSSAILIHLADKHDKFLPPKDDPQNRASMLSWVIFAGSGIGPFSGQAAHFKYFAPEPGQGYAHERYQYEARRHYGVVNKHLADREYMVADTYSIADMAIWSYGQMAPMIAGEDAWTEFPHLKRLVDTIDARPAAARVLAVKERFASAFSAPDEESRKYLYKHIRAGA; encoded by the coding sequence ATGTTGAAATTTTATTTCTCGTGGACATCAAGCTCAACCAAGCTTGTCCTCTTTCTGGAGGAGTCCGGCATTCCTTACGAGCCGATCCCCATCGATCTGCAGCGCGGCGCCCAGCATAAGCCGGAATATCTTGCCATTAATCCGAACGGCAAGACGCCCGCTATCGACGACGACGGCGTGATCATGTTCGACAGTTCGGCAATCTTGATCCACCTGGCCGACAAGCACGATAAATTCCTTCCGCCGAAGGACGATCCCCAAAATCGAGCGTCGATGCTGTCCTGGGTGATTTTCGCCGGCAGCGGCATCGGCCCATTCTCCGGCCAGGCCGCTCACTTCAAGTACTTTGCGCCCGAGCCGGGCCAGGGATATGCCCATGAGCGTTACCAATATGAAGCGCGTCGCCACTATGGGGTCGTGAACAAGCACCTCGCGGATCGCGAATATATGGTCGCGGACACCTACAGCATCGCCGACATGGCGATCTGGAGCTATGGTCAAATGGCCCCGATGATTGCCGGTGAAGATGCCTGGACCGAATTCCCGCATCTCAAGCGCCTGGTCGACACGATTGATGCCCGGCCGGCTGCGGCGCGCGTCCTTGCCGTCAAGGAACGGTTCGCGAGCGCCTTCAGTGCGCCAGACGAAGAGAGCCGAAAATACCTGTACAAGCACATACGCGCTGGCGCGTGA
- a CDS encoding EthD domain-containing protein, with translation MPDELNPYDKKQEKETLQMPDSHETMPLQNLEEISLREEGTLMPIDDSSEPVKMIMLIKRKSGLTPEEFKKHYEAYHSKLGQKFFGHLMTSYKRNYVALSRQGIGSATRTVEWGYDCITEFIYPNMAARMEVVRLAKVPEIARELREDEAKFADGPATIMMRCEPFDTGTGDGHGSLPFR, from the coding sequence ATGCCTGATGAATTGAACCCATATGATAAAAAGCAAGAAAAAGAGACGTTGCAAATGCCCGATTCTCACGAGACCATGCCGTTGCAAAACCTTGAGGAGATCTCATTGCGCGAGGAGGGCACCCTAATGCCCATCGACGACAGCAGTGAGCCGGTCAAAATGATTATGCTTATAAAAAGGAAATCTGGCCTGACGCCAGAGGAATTCAAGAAGCATTATGAAGCATATCATTCCAAGCTTGGCCAGAAGTTCTTTGGCCATCTGATGACGAGTTACAAGCGTAATTATGTCGCCCTGAGCCGGCAGGGCATCGGTTCCGCGACTCGCACTGTCGAATGGGGCTATGATTGTATAACCGAATTTATTTACCCGAACATGGCCGCAAGGATGGAAGTTGTTAGACTCGCCAAGGTTCCGGAAATTGCACGTGAGTTGAGAGAGGATGAAGCGAAGTTCGCTGATGGACCGGCAACCATCATGATGCGGTGCGAACCATTCGATACGGGTACTGGCGACGGGCATGGTTCCCTCCCGTTCCGTTGA
- a CDS encoding SDR family oxidoreductase — MTGATGWVGSVVVRDLQDHGHQVIGLCRSEDKARALKATGAEVVLATIDALSSLNRAAASADAVLHLAFNHDFSRYAESADEDAGAIKALGEALQGSGKPLIVTSGIPRVMSGAIATENDLPSSSALVGRKSESAVMALADLGLRAATVRLPPSVHGVGETHGFVPILIRLAREKGVSAYIGEGGNRWPAVHMSDAGRIYRLALESGVTETVYHAVAEGGVPFKAIAEVIGRKLGLPVEAREREHFGWFGAAAADLPASGSHTARVLGWEPIGPDLIDDLEQDGYYR, encoded by the coding sequence GTGACAGGCGCGACAGGTTGGGTCGGATCGGTCGTGGTGCGCGATTTGCAAGACCATGGCCATCAGGTAATCGGTCTTTGTCGATCTGAAGATAAGGCTAGGGCGCTGAAGGCCACGGGCGCTGAAGTCGTACTAGCGACGATCGATGCGTTAAGCAGCCTGAATCGCGCTGCCGCCTCCGCCGACGCAGTCCTCCATTTAGCGTTCAATCACGATTTCTCGCGCTATGCGGAAAGCGCGGACGAAGACGCTGGTGCGATCAAGGCTTTAGGCGAGGCTCTCCAAGGCTCCGGCAAACCGCTAATCGTTACTTCCGGTATACCTCGGGTCATGTCAGGGGCGATCGCGACCGAGAACGATTTGCCCTCTTCAAGCGCCTTAGTGGGTCGAAAGTCGGAATCGGCCGTCATGGCCCTTGCCGATCTCGGGTTAAGAGCGGCGACCGTAAGACTGCCGCCTTCGGTGCACGGTGTCGGCGAAACTCATGGATTTGTGCCGATCCTCATCAGGCTGGCACGCGAAAAGGGCGTGTCTGCCTATATCGGCGAGGGCGGCAATCGGTGGCCGGCGGTCCATATGTCCGACGCGGGCCGCATTTATCGCCTGGCCCTGGAAAGCGGCGTGACGGAAACCGTCTATCACGCCGTCGCAGAGGGGGGCGTGCCTTTCAAAGCGATCGCAGAAGTGATCGGCCGCAAGCTGGGCCTTCCGGTGGAAGCGCGTGAGCGCGAACACTTTGGCTGGTTCGGCGCGGCGGCAGCAGATCTTCCCGCATCCGGCAGTCACACCGCCCGGGTACTAGGCTGGGAGCCCATTGGGCCGGACCTCATCGACGATCTGGAGCAGGATGGATATTATCGCTGA
- a CDS encoding flavin reductase family protein produces the protein MAISIDSATFRRVLGHYPTGVCAITAMENDRPVGMIVGTFTSVSLAPPLVAFFPDRKSRSWQRIRAVGRFCVNVLGADQLHLCQALASGGDDKFSAIRWTINEFGLPILDDVIAWILCDLHAVHETGDHDIALGHVRMLDVESSKKPLIFCKGGYGKLEWATPPSSVRAAAGAK, from the coding sequence GTGGCAATATCGATAGACAGCGCAACCTTCCGGAGGGTTCTTGGCCACTATCCGACCGGTGTCTGTGCAATAACGGCGATGGAGAACGACAGGCCCGTCGGGATGATCGTCGGTACCTTTACCTCCGTATCGCTGGCTCCCCCTTTGGTCGCCTTCTTTCCAGACCGCAAGTCGCGCAGCTGGCAACGCATCCGGGCCGTGGGGCGCTTCTGTGTAAATGTGCTTGGGGCCGATCAACTCCATCTATGCCAGGCGCTCGCATCGGGAGGCGACGACAAGTTCTCCGCCATCCGCTGGACCATAAACGAATTCGGATTGCCAATCCTCGACGACGTCATTGCATGGATTTTGTGCGACCTGCATGCAGTGCACGAGACCGGCGATCACGACATCGCGCTAGGCCATGTTCGAATGCTTGATGTCGAAAGCTCGAAGAAACCGCTGATCTTCTGTAAGGGCGGCTACGGCAAGCTGGAGTGGGCGACGCCCCCGAGCTCGGTTCGGGCGGCTGCGGGCGCAAAGTAA